One window from the genome of Enterobacter asburiae encodes:
- the kdsA gene encoding 3-deoxy-8-phosphooctulonate synthase, producing MKQKVVSIGDIKVANDLPFVLFGGMNVLESRDLAMRICEHYVTVTQKLGIPYVFKASFDKANRSSINSYRGPGLEEGMKIFQELKQTFGVKVITDVHEASQAQPVADVVDVIQLPAFLARQTDLVAAMAKTGAVINVKKPQFVSPGQMGNIVDKFIEGGNDKVILCDRGANFGYDNLVVDMLGFSVMKNVSGQSPVIFDVTHALQCRDPFGAASGGRRAQVTELARAGMATGLAGLFIEAHPDPANAKCDGPSALPLDKLEPFLKQIKAIDDLVKSFDELDTSN from the coding sequence ATGAAACAAAAAGTGGTTAGCATTGGTGATATCAAGGTAGCAAACGATCTGCCGTTCGTACTGTTTGGCGGCATGAACGTGCTGGAATCCCGCGATCTCGCCATGCGTATCTGCGAACACTACGTGACCGTGACCCAGAAGCTGGGCATCCCGTACGTGTTTAAGGCCTCTTTTGACAAAGCCAACCGCTCCTCCATCAACTCTTACCGTGGCCCGGGCCTGGAAGAAGGGATGAAGATTTTCCAGGAGCTGAAGCAGACCTTTGGCGTGAAAGTGATCACCGACGTGCATGAAGCCTCACAGGCGCAGCCGGTGGCAGACGTGGTGGACGTGATTCAGCTCCCGGCATTCCTGGCTCGCCAGACCGACCTGGTTGCGGCGATGGCGAAAACTGGTGCTGTTATCAACGTGAAGAAACCACAGTTCGTGAGCCCGGGGCAGATGGGTAACATCGTCGATAAGTTTATCGAAGGTGGCAACGACAAGGTGATCCTGTGTGACCGTGGCGCAAACTTCGGTTACGACAACCTGGTTGTCGACATGCTGGGCTTCAGCGTGATGAAAAATGTCTCCGGCCAGTCTCCGGTGATTTTCGACGTGACCCACGCCCTGCAGTGCCGCGACCCGTTTGGCGCCGCGTCCGGTGGCCGTCGTGCCCAGGTGACCGAGCTGGCGCGTGCCGGTATGGCGACCGGCCTGGCTGGTCTGTTTATTGAAGCGCACCCGGATCCGGCTAATGCGAAATGCGACGGCCCATCTGCGCTGCCTCTGGATAAGCTGGAGCCGTTCCTGAAACAGATCAAAGCGATTGACGATCTGGTGAAGAGCTTCGACGAGCTGGATACCAGCAACTAA
- the chaA gene encoding sodium-potassium/proton antiporter ChaA, with product MTATHEAVKTRHKETSLIFPVLALAVLLFWGSSQSLPVVVGINILALVGILTSAFSVVRHADVLAHRLGEPYGSLILSLSVVILEVSLISALMATGDAAPTLMRDTLYSIIMIVTGGLVGFSLLLGGRKFATQYMNLFGIKQYLIALFPLAIIVLVFPMALPGANFSTGQALLVALISAAMYGVFLLIQTKTHQSLFVYEHEDDGDDDDPHHGKPSAHSSAWHTVWLIVHLIAVIAVTKMNANPLETLLTELNAPVAFTGFLVALLILSPEGLGALKAVLNNQVQRAMNLFFGSVLATISLTVPVVTLIAFMTGNELQFALGAPEMIVMVASLLLCQISFSTGRTNVLNGAAHMALFIAYLMTIFA from the coding sequence ATGACAGCAACACACGAGGCGGTAAAGACCCGCCACAAGGAGACGTCACTCATTTTCCCGGTTCTGGCACTGGCTGTGCTGCTCTTCTGGGGAAGCAGTCAGTCACTGCCAGTGGTGGTTGGTATCAATATTCTTGCCCTGGTCGGCATCTTAACTAGCGCATTTAGCGTCGTTCGCCATGCGGACGTCCTGGCCCACCGTCTGGGCGAGCCGTACGGATCGTTAATTCTCAGCCTTTCCGTCGTTATCCTCGAAGTTAGCCTGATTTCCGCGCTCATGGCGACCGGCGATGCCGCGCCGACGCTGATGCGCGACACGCTCTACTCGATCATTATGATTGTGACGGGCGGCCTGGTGGGCTTCTCTCTGCTGCTGGGCGGCCGCAAGTTCGCGACCCAGTATATGAACCTGTTCGGCATTAAACAGTATCTGATTGCCCTCTTCCCGCTGGCCATTATTGTGCTGGTCTTCCCGATGGCGCTGCCGGGTGCAAACTTCTCCACCGGTCAGGCGCTGCTGGTCGCGCTCATTTCCGCCGCCATGTACGGCGTGTTTCTGTTGATTCAGACCAAAACGCACCAGAGCCTGTTTGTGTACGAGCATGAAGATGACGGCGACGATGATGACCCGCACCACGGCAAGCCGTCGGCCCACAGCAGCGCGTGGCATACGGTTTGGCTGATCGTGCATCTGATTGCGGTGATTGCGGTCACCAAGATGAATGCCAACCCGCTGGAAACGCTGTTAACCGAGCTGAACGCGCCGGTAGCGTTTACCGGCTTCCTGGTCGCCCTGCTGATCCTGTCCCCTGAAGGGCTGGGGGCGCTGAAAGCGGTGTTGAATAATCAGGTGCAGCGCGCAATGAACCTGTTCTTCGGCTCCGTACTGGCGACGATTTCACTTACCGTACCGGTAGTGACGCTGATTGCCTTTATGACGGGCAACGAGCTGCAGTTTGCGCTGGGCGCGCCGGAGATGATTGTGATGGTCGCCTCGTTACTGCTGTGCCAGATTTCATTCTCAACCGGACGCACCAACGTGCTGAACGGCGCGGCGCATATGGCGTTGTTTATTGCCTATTTGATGACGATTTTTGCGTAG
- the chaB gene encoding putative cation transport regulator ChaB, which translates to MPYKTKRELPDNVQNVLPAHAQDIYKEAFNSAWDQYKDKDDRRDDASREETAHKVAWAAVKHEYEKGDDDKWHKKK; encoded by the coding sequence ATGCCCTATAAAACGAAACGCGAATTACCCGATAACGTGCAAAACGTGCTGCCCGCCCATGCGCAGGATATCTACAAAGAGGCGTTTAACAGCGCCTGGGATCAATACAAAGATAAGGACGATCGCCGGGATGATGCCAGCCGTGAAGAGACGGCGCACAAAGTCGCCTGGGCCGCCGTAAAACATGAATATGAGAAAGGAGACGACGATAAATGGCATAAAAAGAAATAG
- a CDS encoding gamma-glutamylcyclotransferase produces the protein MLTRDFLMKADCKTAFGAIEESLLWSAEQRAASLAATLACRPDDGPVWIFGYGSLMWNPALEFVESATGTLPGWHRAFCLRLTAGRGSACQPGRMLALKEGGRTTGVAYRLPDATLEEELTLLWKREMITGCYMPSWCKLELDDGRTVNALVFIMDPRHPLYEADTRTQVIAPLIAAASGPLGTNAQYLFSLDQELTRLGMKDDCLNELVAKVKALLEGNPLNGTLRAGFA, from the coding sequence GTGTTAACGCGTGATTTCTTAATGAAGGCAGATTGTAAGACGGCATTTGGTGCTATTGAGGAATCGCTTCTCTGGTCAGCTGAACAACGTGCGGCGTCACTCGCTGCCACGCTTGCCTGCCGCCCGGATGATGGCCCGGTATGGATTTTTGGCTACGGCTCCCTGATGTGGAACCCGGCTCTGGAATTTGTCGAATCGGCAACGGGCACGCTGCCTGGCTGGCACCGCGCATTTTGCCTGCGCCTGACGGCCGGACGCGGCAGCGCGTGCCAGCCGGGACGCATGCTTGCACTGAAAGAGGGCGGGCGCACCACGGGCGTGGCGTATCGCCTTCCGGATGCCACGCTGGAGGAGGAGCTCACGCTGCTCTGGAAGCGCGAGATGATCACCGGCTGCTATATGCCGAGCTGGTGCAAGCTGGAACTGGACGACGGTCGTACCGTCAATGCGCTGGTGTTTATTATGGACCCGCGCCATCCGCTGTATGAAGCGGATACCCGTACGCAGGTGATTGCCCCGCTGATTGCCGCCGCGAGCGGGCCGCTGGGCACCAACGCGCAGTATCTCTTCTCCCTCGATCAGGAGCTAACCCGCCTCGGCATGAAGGACGACTGTCTGAATGAGCTGGTGGCGAAGGTGAAGGCACTGCTGGAAGGGAACCCGCTCAACGGCACGCTGCGAGCAGGCTTTGCCTGA
- a CDS encoding DUF1883 domain-containing protein, whose translation MALVKTSLKLFGGDTVVVRCSERCRIHLMSAKAQKQSQADILTVQDDKAWLTVPYTGTWDVLIDSHSQSLEHSVSYVAA comes from the coding sequence ATGGCACTGGTGAAAACAAGTTTGAAACTGTTTGGCGGGGATACGGTAGTGGTGCGTTGCTCAGAGCGCTGCCGTATTCATCTGATGAGTGCGAAAGCACAAAAACAATCCCAGGCGGATATTCTGACCGTGCAGGACGATAAGGCCTGGCTTACCGTGCCGTATACCGGCACGTGGGATGTGCTGATCGACAGCCACAGTCAGTCGCTGGAGCATTCCGTCAGCTACGTGGCGGCATAA
- a CDS encoding methyl-accepting chemotaxis protein, whose protein sequence is MFRSIRARIIAATAGCLVVALLLNTVINFQVTRQDNQQSQRDILTSTSASHNMAIADWVKSKMTVIASAQTVALNDDPVPVFKQLAQAGGFTNVYVGYASKTAKFSEPAGVPADYDPTIRPWYQQVVSTDGPVVTAPYVDAGTGKLVVTFAVPVKENGTLKAVVAGDVAMDSVVANVRGIHPTPASSGLLLNSDGSVIAANDPALTLKPFAETIKGIDFAALKSGNLVDGTLNDAEKTFVATAVPGTNWLLVVALDNGDATSGMRSLLKASAISLVFLALLSAAIVHFLIARLLKRLSDIRDAMHNIANGTNDLSQRLPDSGEDEVAQIAQAFNAFSDKLSVVMVQLRDASESVKNAAQEIAAGNQDLSGRTEQAASSLRETASAVEQITASVTQSNESAAEANDQASKASAAAARGGEVVSQAISTMQSIEVASAKIGDITSVIDGIAFQTNILALNASVEAARAGEQGRGFAVVAGEVRNLASRSAQAAKEIKSLIDSTTDSVATGSRYVHLAGESMDEIRSSIGSVSGIMREISIATSEQMKGIHEINHAVTHLDRMVQQNAELVVESAAAAGALQSQAGDLAETAGHFRI, encoded by the coding sequence ATGTTCAGATCGATTCGTGCACGCATCATCGCTGCGACGGCAGGCTGTCTGGTCGTCGCCCTTCTCCTCAATACCGTCATTAACTTTCAGGTAACACGTCAGGATAACCAGCAGTCTCAGCGCGATATCCTGACCAGCACCAGCGCCAGCCATAACATGGCGATTGCCGACTGGGTCAAAAGCAAGATGACGGTGATTGCCTCTGCGCAGACCGTTGCGCTGAATGACGATCCGGTTCCGGTGTTTAAACAGCTTGCGCAGGCGGGTGGTTTTACCAACGTCTATGTTGGCTACGCCAGCAAAACGGCGAAATTCTCTGAGCCGGCGGGCGTCCCGGCGGACTATGACCCGACCATTCGCCCGTGGTATCAGCAGGTAGTCAGCACGGACGGTCCGGTTGTCACCGCGCCCTACGTTGACGCGGGGACCGGTAAGCTGGTGGTGACCTTCGCCGTGCCGGTAAAAGAAAATGGCACCCTTAAAGCGGTGGTGGCGGGCGATGTGGCGATGGACAGCGTGGTGGCAAACGTGCGCGGGATCCATCCAACTCCGGCCAGCAGCGGGTTGCTTCTGAACAGTGACGGCAGCGTGATTGCCGCTAACGATCCGGCCCTGACGCTCAAACCCTTTGCTGAGACGATCAAAGGCATTGATTTTGCTGCGTTGAAAAGCGGTAACCTCGTCGACGGAACGCTGAACGACGCTGAAAAAACCTTCGTGGCGACAGCCGTACCGGGCACTAACTGGCTGTTAGTCGTCGCGCTGGACAACGGTGACGCCACCTCCGGCATGCGTTCCCTGCTTAAAGCATCGGCGATTTCGCTGGTGTTCCTGGCACTCCTGAGCGCGGCCATTGTTCACTTCCTGATTGCCCGCCTGCTGAAGCGTCTGTCCGACATTCGCGACGCGATGCACAACATTGCCAACGGGACTAACGATCTGTCCCAGCGCCTGCCGGACAGCGGCGAGGACGAAGTCGCGCAGATTGCCCAGGCCTTTAACGCCTTCAGCGATAAGCTGTCGGTGGTGATGGTGCAGCTCCGGGATGCCAGTGAATCGGTGAAAAACGCGGCGCAGGAGATTGCCGCGGGTAACCAGGATCTTTCCGGACGTACCGAGCAGGCGGCATCCAGCCTGCGCGAGACGGCCAGCGCCGTGGAGCAGATCACCGCCTCCGTGACCCAGTCGAATGAATCGGCAGCAGAAGCCAACGATCAGGCGAGCAAAGCCTCAGCGGCCGCGGCGCGCGGCGGCGAGGTGGTATCGCAGGCGATCAGCACCATGCAGTCCATTGAGGTTGCGTCGGCAAAAATTGGCGATATCACCAGCGTGATTGACGGCATTGCTTTCCAGACCAACATTCTGGCGCTGAACGCCTCCGTCGAGGCGGCGCGTGCCGGTGAGCAGGGGCGCGGGTTTGCCGTCGTCGCAGGCGAAGTGCGTAACCTGGCAAGCCGTAGTGCTCAGGCGGCGAAAGAGATCAAATCGCTGATTGATTCCACCACCGACAGCGTGGCAACCGGCTCCCGCTACGTGCATCTGGCAGGGGAAAGCATGGATGAGATCCGCTCCAGCATCGGCAGCGTCTCCGGCATCATGCGCGAAATTTCCATCGCCACCAGCGAGCAGATGAAAGGCATTCACGAGATCAACCACGCGGTGACCCATCTCGACCGCATGGTGCAGCAGAACGCCGAGCTGGTGGTGGAATCCGCCGCCGCCGCGGGTGCCCTGCAGAGCCAGGCGGGCGACCTTGCTGAAACAGCCGGCCATTTCCGCATTTAA
- a CDS encoding DsrE/DsrF/TusD sulfur relay family protein, with translation MQKIVIVANGAAYGSESLFNSLRLAIALREKESDLALRLFLMSDAVTAGLKGQKPAEGYNIQQMLEILTAQNVPVKLCKTCTDGRGITGLPLIEGVEIGTLVELAEWTLSADKVLTF, from the coding sequence ATGCAGAAGATTGTGATCGTCGCCAACGGTGCGGCCTACGGCAGCGAATCTCTTTTTAACAGCCTGCGCCTGGCGATTGCGCTGCGTGAAAAAGAGAGCGACCTGGCGTTACGGCTCTTTTTAATGTCGGATGCGGTCACCGCGGGGCTGAAGGGTCAAAAACCGGCAGAGGGCTATAACATTCAGCAGATGCTGGAGATCCTGACCGCGCAAAACGTACCGGTGAAGCTGTGCAAGACCTGCACCGACGGCCGCGGCATTACCGGACTGCCGCTGATTGAGGGGGTAGAAATTGGTACGCTGGTTGAGCTGGCCGAGTGGACGCTGTCCGCAGATAAAGTATTAACTTTTTAA
- the nasR gene encoding nitrate regulatory protein NasR (NasR is a transcription antiterminator and transcriptional regulator for the nasFEDCBA operon), producing MTLMAGISPGAAEWLTRAKMMRQEQFSKLAQLGVLVHGISQLVHMLQCERGASNVWLCSQGKLYAPECKASRALVDENLAALYGILETQSPIPGSTVCERIGGALLSLDTLPALRDGVIQQTVTAPQAMEHYSRMLRHLLSIVPQLNDSIDDPQIAGRFVALYSLMQGKELAGQERALGAIGFTQGFFDEVTRQRLVDRIDGQQACFEIFLSHSAADVQATFSMHCQPDRETEQLRRVACTRQPAADDGLTALNWFALQTARLEHLRTLEETIIADLMVAVDECIHRDDEYALTADEQDDPPIRYPEKPLLTLVRQQAREIEQLSRQLASLRDTLEERKIIDKAKSVLMTHQNMSEEQAWTALRKMAMDKNQRMVDIARALLMVKNLWQVTPKE from the coding sequence ATGACATTAATGGCTGGCATTTCGCCAGGCGCTGCAGAATGGCTCACGCGCGCAAAAATGATGCGTCAGGAGCAGTTCAGCAAGCTGGCACAGCTGGGCGTACTTGTGCACGGCATTAGCCAACTGGTGCACATGTTACAGTGCGAGCGCGGGGCGTCCAACGTCTGGCTCTGCTCACAGGGTAAGCTGTACGCCCCCGAATGCAAAGCCAGCCGGGCGCTGGTGGATGAAAATCTCGCAGCCCTTTACGGCATTCTTGAAACACAGTCGCCGATCCCGGGAAGTACCGTCTGTGAACGCATCGGCGGCGCGCTCCTGAGTCTGGATACGCTTCCCGCGCTGCGTGACGGTGTGATTCAGCAAACGGTAACGGCACCGCAGGCGATGGAACACTACTCCCGCATGCTTCGCCATCTGCTCAGTATCGTGCCGCAACTCAATGACAGCATTGACGATCCGCAAATCGCAGGACGTTTTGTCGCGCTTTATAGCCTGATGCAGGGCAAAGAGCTGGCGGGACAGGAGCGAGCGCTGGGGGCGATTGGCTTCACGCAGGGCTTTTTCGATGAGGTGACCCGCCAGAGGCTGGTTGACCGTATTGACGGGCAGCAGGCCTGCTTTGAGATCTTTCTCTCACACAGCGCCGCTGACGTTCAGGCCACCTTTTCAATGCACTGTCAGCCCGATCGTGAAACGGAGCAGCTCCGGCGCGTGGCCTGTACCCGCCAGCCTGCCGCAGATGATGGCCTTACCGCGCTGAACTGGTTTGCTCTGCAAACCGCGCGCCTTGAGCATCTGCGCACGCTGGAGGAGACGATCATCGCCGATCTGATGGTCGCGGTGGACGAATGCATTCACCGTGACGATGAGTACGCGCTCACCGCCGATGAACAGGATGACCCGCCGATCCGTTATCCGGAAAAACCGTTGCTCACCCTGGTTCGCCAGCAGGCACGCGAGATAGAGCAGCTCTCACGTCAGCTTGCGTCGCTGCGCGATACGCTTGAAGAGCGCAAAATCATTGATAAAGCGAAAAGCGTGCTGATGACGCATCAGAATATGAGTGAGGAACAGGCCTGGACCGCGCTGCGCAAAATGGCGATGGACAAGAACCAAAGGATGGTGGATATCGCCCGCGCGCTGCTCATGGTGAAGAATTTGTGGCAGGTAACACCAAAGGAGTAA
- a CDS encoding CmpA/NrtA family ABC transporter substrate-binding protein, whose product MADLSRRRFLQASMLAGGAMLLPGVMQATWAAGSDKPEQETVRIGFIPLTDCAPVVIAALKGFDKKYGITIVPTKEASWAAVRDKLVAGELDAAHILYGLLYGLELGIAGKPQQMANLMTLNQNGQAITLSSDLAEKGVRDLDGLKKLIGQQAPGTYTFAHTFPTGTHAMWLYYWLASAGINPFDDVRTVVVPPPQMVMNMRIGNMVGFCVGEPWNARAINDRIGFTAATSQSIWADHPEKILGTRRDWVEKNPHTARALVSAVLEAARWIEASPENKRETAQILSRRAWLNCKEQYLTGRMLGEYDNGLGQRWQDAHPIRFFNEGAVSYPYHSDGMWFLTQFRRWGLLKAAPDYAGIAQRINQTAVWQDAATAVGGITTPTSPLRSSTLMDGTVWNGTDPEGYANRFAIHRKGA is encoded by the coding sequence ATGGCGGATTTGTCGAGACGGCGATTTTTGCAGGCCAGCATGCTGGCGGGTGGCGCAATGCTGTTACCGGGTGTCATGCAGGCCACGTGGGCGGCAGGCTCGGATAAACCGGAGCAGGAAACGGTGCGTATCGGGTTTATCCCGCTGACCGACTGTGCCCCTGTGGTTATCGCGGCGCTGAAAGGGTTTGATAAAAAATACGGCATTACCATCGTGCCCACCAAAGAGGCGAGCTGGGCGGCGGTGCGCGACAAGCTGGTGGCGGGCGAACTCGATGCCGCACACATTCTCTACGGCCTGCTGTACGGACTGGAGCTGGGCATCGCCGGTAAGCCACAGCAGATGGCTAACCTGATGACCCTCAACCAGAACGGTCAGGCCATTACGCTCTCCAGCGATCTGGCAGAGAAGGGCGTTCGCGATCTCGATGGGCTGAAAAAGCTGATTGGGCAGCAGGCGCCCGGCACTTATACCTTCGCGCACACCTTCCCGACCGGGACGCACGCCATGTGGCTCTACTACTGGCTGGCCAGCGCGGGCATTAACCCCTTTGATGACGTGCGCACGGTAGTAGTGCCGCCACCGCAGATGGTGATGAACATGCGCATTGGCAACATGGTCGGCTTTTGCGTCGGCGAGCCGTGGAACGCGCGAGCCATCAACGACCGCATCGGTTTTACCGCCGCCACGTCACAGTCTATCTGGGCCGACCATCCGGAAAAAATTCTCGGTACGCGTCGCGACTGGGTGGAGAAAAACCCGCACACCGCGCGGGCGCTGGTGAGCGCGGTGCTGGAGGCGGCGCGCTGGATTGAGGCGTCCCCGGAAAACAAACGCGAAACCGCGCAGATCCTCTCCCGCCGGGCGTGGCTCAACTGCAAGGAACAGTATCTCACCGGACGCATGCTCGGCGAGTACGACAACGGTCTGGGACAGCGCTGGCAGGATGCGCACCCGATCCGCTTTTTCAACGAAGGGGCCGTCAGCTACCCGTATCACTCCGACGGCATGTGGTTCTTAACCCAGTTCCGCCGCTGGGGCTTGCTCAAAGCCGCGCCGGACTATGCGGGCATCGCACAGCGCATTAACCAGACCGCGGTCTGGCAGGATGCCGCCACGGCGGTGGGGGGCATTACCACACCGACTTCACCACTGCGCAGTAGCACATTGATGGACGGCACCGTCTGGAACGGTACCGACCCGGAAGGATACGCCAACCGTTTCGCCATTCATCGTAAAGGGGCCTGA